A single Ignavibacteriales bacterium DNA region contains:
- a CDS encoding 6-phosphofructokinase: MIAPKRLAILVGGGPAPGINSVIGAATIRAAIEGIEVIGIRDGFQWIMEGDISHVKELTIQNVSRIHFRGGSYIGISRANPTKNPKHLENTVTSLLRLNVDKLITIGGDDTAFSAMKVEEMANGRIKVVHVPKTIDNDLDLPLGIPTFGFQTARHLGVEIVKSLMVDAQTTSRWYFVVTMGRKAGHLALGIGKATGSTLTLIPEEFPEGVSKLSHVVDILAGAIIKRLSYGKTDGVAVLAEGLVEHLDPKDLDDLVNIERDAHDNIRIAEINFGEILKAKVQKRLRDFNLKVTIVAKNIGYELRCADPIPYDMEYTRDLGFSASQFILGGGNAAMVSIQSGHFVPLYFTDILDPKTKKTKVRMVDTTSESFYIARRYMLRLNEGDFEDPHELAKFAATCGLSLDKFREQFYYLIENDMLYRHMKDGKIKLKGTETNLAHQSQPYSGDDDDHPMNI; this comes from the coding sequence ATGATCGCACCTAAGAGACTTGCGATACTTGTAGGCGGAGGTCCGGCGCCGGGAATAAATAGTGTTATCGGAGCAGCAACTATCCGGGCTGCAATTGAAGGAATAGAAGTTATTGGTATCAGAGACGGATTTCAATGGATAATGGAGGGGGATATTTCACATGTAAAAGAATTGACCATACAAAATGTTTCACGGATTCATTTCAGGGGCGGATCCTACATTGGCATTTCAAGAGCGAATCCTACAAAAAATCCTAAACATCTGGAAAATACCGTTACGTCGTTGTTACGCCTTAATGTTGATAAACTGATAACCATCGGCGGAGATGACACCGCTTTCAGCGCCATGAAAGTGGAAGAAATGGCCAACGGCAGGATAAAAGTGGTTCACGTGCCAAAAACCATTGATAATGATCTGGATCTGCCGCTCGGAATTCCGACTTTTGGATTTCAGACTGCACGTCATCTCGGCGTTGAGATAGTAAAAAGCCTGATGGTTGATGCCCAGACTACCAGCCGTTGGTATTTTGTGGTAACCATGGGAAGAAAAGCCGGTCATCTGGCTCTCGGGATAGGAAAGGCAACGGGTTCAACCCTGACGCTTATTCCTGAAGAGTTCCCTGAAGGTGTCAGTAAACTTTCACATGTTGTGGATATCCTGGCTGGTGCTATTATAAAACGCCTCAGCTACGGTAAAACTGACGGTGTTGCTGTTCTCGCTGAAGGATTGGTTGAGCATCTTGATCCCAAGGATCTTGACGATCTGGTGAATATTGAGCGTGATGCCCATGACAATATCAGAATAGCCGAGATAAATTTTGGAGAAATCCTGAAGGCGAAAGTTCAGAAAAGACTTAGGGACTTCAATCTCAAGGTCACTATTGTGGCTAAAAACATAGGTTACGAACTCAGATGCGCGGATCCCATTCCTTATGATATGGAATATACCCGTGATTTAGGATTCTCTGCCTCCCAGTTCATTCTTGGTGGCGGAAATGCAGCTATGGTTTCAATCCAGAGCGGTCATTTTGTGCCGCTGTATTTCACCGATATTCTGGATCCAAAGACGAAGAAAACTAAGGTTAGAATGGTTGATACCACGTCTGAGTCTTTCTACATAGCCCGCCGTTATATGCTCAGACTGAACGAGGGGGATTTTGAGGATCCGCATGAACTGGCCAAATTTGCAGCCACCTGCGGACTTTCCCTGGATAAATTCCGGGAGCAGTTCTATTATCTTATCGAAAACGATATGCTGTATCGTCACATGAAGGATGGAAAGATTAAGCTGAAGGGAACGGAGACCAATCTGGCACATCAATCCCAGCCTTACAGCGGGGATGACGACGATCATCCGATGAATATCTGA
- a CDS encoding GDSL family lipase, with product MRTIIVLFLFVCTVFSAQGFQQDSAFYKKNPNYNLETDFYKIYKKKQADIVFLGNSITKGVSWPELLGRDNVAGRGIPSDVLEGMLARTETVLSLRPKIVFIMAGINDIYNWLPVETISEQYTRLISEFREKGIRVVVQSTLYVSPRWPNAADRNREVEKLNTLMQSWCKQNGVDFLDLNPGLSISKFLREELTYDGIHLKAEGYRLWGREIEKLLIKYGI from the coding sequence ATGAGAACAATAATTGTTCTATTCCTTTTCGTGTGTACAGTATTTTCCGCGCAGGGTTTTCAACAGGATTCTGCATTTTATAAGAAGAATCCTAACTACAACCTAGAAACAGATTTTTATAAAATTTACAAGAAAAAACAGGCAGATATAGTCTTCCTTGGTAATTCAATTACCAAAGGAGTAAGCTGGCCGGAACTGCTTGGAAGAGATAATGTTGCCGGTCGGGGAATCCCCAGTGATGTTCTGGAAGGAATGCTTGCCCGGACAGAGACCGTTCTTAGTTTACGCCCCAAAATTGTTTTTATTATGGCAGGAATTAACGATATCTACAACTGGCTGCCAGTTGAAACTATATCTGAACAATATACCAGGCTGATTTCTGAATTCCGGGAGAAGGGCATCAGAGTTGTTGTTCAGTCCACACTTTATGTATCCCCCCGCTGGCCAAATGCCGCTGACAGAAACCGTGAGGTTGAAAAACTTAATACGCTCATGCAATCCTGGTGCAAGCAGAACGGGGTTGATTTTTTAGATCTGAATCCTGGACTCTCAATAAGTAAATTTCTCAGGGAAGAACTTACCTATGACGGCATACATCTAAAGGCAGAAGGTTACAGACTTTGGGGCAGAGAGATTGAAAAATTATTAATTAAATACGGAATATAA
- a CDS encoding AMP-binding protein — translation MEARNIWDLWSKHGSETPEKDAIVVWKAGEEPFRWSFSSIISQAERYTLHLKKTGIKKGEVVAIIIRHNKEFFPLYMGIVGLGAIPAVLAYPNPRLHPDKFRQGIIGMSHRSGLDWIMTEREIHPILEPLISEGTVKGVHFPLEFPMAVDFSDEEFRAIRNTRSLVTPDEPMLLQHSSGTTGLQKPVLLSHGAVVRHADYYGKSIQVTGEDKVVSWLPLYHDMGLIAAFHMPLAFGIPSIQIDPFEWVLAPVLLFEALSHEKATLTWLPNFAYNLMADKIHEEEFEGMRLDSLRMVINCSEPVRYQSHERFKNHFKAYGFREEALATCYAMAETTYAVTQSEPGKTPAVIYTDREKLGQGILTYVNSPDNARICVSSGKVIEGCRVEIVDDQRKPLGDNKIGEIAIQSVSMFDGYRNYPEKTEEVLKDGWYYSGDFGFMKDGECFVIGRKKDIIIVAGKNIYPEDVEDTLNKVPGVLPGRVIAFGADDAEVGTEVLCVIVESEAADQKGKSDLRVKILEHALANDQSISRIYIVPPRWLIKSSAGKPSRKHNKERVLESNEYLVA, via the coding sequence ATGGAAGCCCGGAATATTTGGGATCTTTGGAGTAAGCACGGAAGTGAGACTCCGGAGAAAGATGCTATTGTTGTTTGGAAGGCCGGAGAAGAACCATTCAGGTGGTCATTTTCTTCCATTATATCACAGGCGGAACGCTATACGCTCCACCTGAAAAAGACCGGTATTAAAAAAGGTGAAGTCGTAGCGATCATCATCCGTCATAATAAGGAATTCTTCCCATTATATATGGGAATAGTCGGGCTCGGGGCAATACCAGCGGTACTTGCTTATCCCAACCCAAGATTACATCCTGATAAATTCAGGCAGGGTATTATTGGCATGTCACACCGATCCGGCCTGGACTGGATTATGACGGAACGGGAAATTCACCCCATACTTGAACCGCTTATTTCAGAAGGTACGGTAAAAGGTGTGCATTTTCCGCTTGAATTTCCAATGGCAGTTGATTTTTCTGATGAGGAATTTAGGGCTATCCGTAATACACGGAGTCTGGTAACACCGGATGAACCGATGCTTTTACAGCATTCATCCGGTACAACAGGATTGCAAAAGCCGGTATTGCTTTCTCACGGCGCTGTGGTAAGACATGCTGATTATTATGGAAAATCCATTCAGGTTACAGGAGAAGATAAGGTGGTCTCCTGGCTTCCTCTGTATCATGATATGGGACTGATTGCAGCATTTCATATGCCTTTGGCATTTGGCATACCTTCCATTCAGATTGATCCATTTGAATGGGTGCTAGCACCGGTGCTATTATTTGAAGCATTAAGTCATGAAAAAGCTACATTAACCTGGCTTCCGAATTTTGCTTATAACCTTATGGCAGATAAAATTCATGAAGAAGAATTTGAAGGAATGAGGCTTGATTCACTGCGTATGGTCATAAATTGCAGCGAACCTGTCAGATATCAGAGCCATGAACGTTTTAAGAATCATTTTAAAGCATACGGATTTCGCGAAGAAGCACTCGCTACCTGCTATGCAATGGCTGAAACAACATACGCAGTTACGCAGTCTGAGCCGGGGAAAACTCCTGCTGTGATATACACCGACCGGGAAAAACTTGGTCAGGGAATCCTCACGTATGTGAACTCACCTGATAATGCAAGAATATGTGTTTCATCAGGAAAAGTAATTGAAGGCTGCAGGGTTGAAATAGTAGATGATCAGCGGAAACCGCTTGGTGATAATAAAATAGGGGAGATTGCAATTCAGTCAGTCTCCATGTTTGACGGGTACAGAAATTATCCTGAGAAAACCGAAGAAGTTCTTAAGGACGGATGGTATTACTCAGGCGATTTCGGATTCATGAAAGATGGTGAGTGTTTTGTTATCGGACGAAAAAAAGATATCATCATCGTTGCGGGAAAAAATATCTATCCTGAGGATGTTGAAGATACTCTGAATAAAGTACCGGGAGTACTGCCCGGCCGTGTTATTGCCTTTGGCGCGGATGATGCGGAAGTAGGAACCGAGGTGCTGTGTGTGATTGTAGAATCAGAAGCAGCAGATCAAAAGGGAAAATCTGATCTGCGGGTAAAGATACTTGAACATGCATTGGCTAATGATCAGAGTATTTCAAGGATTTATATAGTACCACCACGCTGGCTTATTAAAAGTTCAGCAGGGAAACCGAGCAGAAAGCACAATAAAGAGAGAGTTTTAGAATCAAACGAATATTTAGTGGCATAA
- a CDS encoding acyl carrier protein, giving the protein MITPEFKASILKELHLDDYDIKDETLANQIPGWDSINHINVISAIEKDFNVRFKSIEILKCKNIGDLQNLLTSKLSKK; this is encoded by the coding sequence ATGATAACACCAGAATTCAAAGCTTCAATTTTAAAGGAATTACACCTTGATGATTATGATATCAAGGATGAAACTCTTGCAAACCAGATTCCCGGATGGGATTCCATTAATCACATTAATGTGATTTCTGCAATTGAGAAGGACTTCAATGTTCGTTTTAAAAGTATAGAAATACTGAAGTGTAAAAACATTGGCGATCTGCAAAATCTGCTCACTTCAAAACTTTCGAAAAAATAA
- a CDS encoding MBOAT family protein, producing MFIDINKVSVLFKYDQYDPLLFASSFFLFLFLGLLLILSVIRDRKIQTFILIAFSVFFYYKASGDLLGLLIAAGIANYFIGKGIYRTEGQGGKRALLLLGVLVNLGVLVYFKYTNFLIEIYNSAMNGSIEAWDIIQPLGISFYIFKALSYLFDIYLEMHEPEESFFDFFLYLSFFPAVLSGPIDRAGDFLTQIKNPLPFTNATIAKAVFLISMGLLKKNLIADYISINFVERVFDEPARFTGVENLLAVYGYTLQIYCDFSGYTDMAIGIGMLMGFKMMDNFNYPYKAVSVTDFWRRWHLSLSAWLQNYLFKPIQIGLRSFKIWGNAAAILITFTLCGLWHGASYNFIIWGLLHAFFMVFSLFTKNIRESIASFLRIKDTRFHKFLKVFITFHLIAFAWIFFRASSFEKAETVLKQIATFFQPEVFPQFVDAFFPVFILMCIGYIIHFLPSRLENVLQTFLEKITLPGQAVVLAIAIWISAQARFADLQPFIYFQF from the coding sequence GTGTTCATTGACATAAATAAAGTTTCCGTATTATTCAAGTATGATCAGTATGATCCGCTGCTGTTTGCTTCATCCTTTTTTCTGTTTCTATTCCTGGGTCTGCTTTTAATTCTGTCGGTAATCAGAGACAGAAAAATTCAGACTTTTATTCTGATAGCTTTCTCCGTTTTCTTTTATTATAAAGCATCAGGAGATTTGCTGGGCCTGCTGATTGCGGCAGGAATCGCGAATTATTTCATCGGAAAAGGAATTTACCGGACGGAAGGCCAGGGTGGCAAGCGTGCTTTATTGCTGCTGGGTGTATTAGTAAATCTCGGTGTGCTCGTTTACTTTAAATACACAAATTTCCTGATCGAGATTTACAACTCCGCGATGAATGGATCCATTGAGGCATGGGATATCATACAGCCGCTGGGTATTTCATTTTATATTTTTAAGGCACTCAGCTATCTTTTTGATATTTATCTGGAGATGCATGAACCGGAAGAAAGCTTTTTTGATTTCTTTTTGTACCTCTCCTTTTTTCCGGCAGTTTTATCCGGACCGATTGACCGGGCTGGTGATTTCCTTACGCAAATAAAAAATCCTCTTCCTTTTACGAATGCTACCATTGCCAAGGCAGTTTTTCTGATTTCAATGGGTCTGCTTAAGAAAAATCTGATTGCAGATTATATCAGCATAAATTTTGTGGAAAGAGTCTTTGACGAGCCGGCGAGGTTCACCGGAGTTGAAAATCTTCTAGCTGTTTACGGATATACTCTTCAGATTTACTGCGATTTTTCAGGATATACCGATATGGCGATAGGGATCGGTATGCTCATGGGCTTCAAGATGATGGATAACTTTAATTATCCTTACAAAGCCGTGAGTGTAACTGATTTCTGGAGAAGATGGCACCTTTCACTTTCTGCCTGGCTGCAGAATTATTTATTTAAGCCTATTCAGATCGGTCTGCGTTCCTTTAAAATCTGGGGGAATGCTGCTGCAATTCTGATTACTTTTACGCTTTGCGGACTTTGGCATGGTGCCAGTTACAATTTTATTATCTGGGGTCTTCTTCATGCATTCTTTATGGTTTTTTCCCTTTTTACTAAGAATATCAGAGAGAGTATTGCATCGTTCTTAAGAATAAAAGACACACGGTTTCATAAGTTCCTGAAGGTTTTTATCACATTCCACCTTATTGCATTTGCCTGGATATTTTTCAGAGCATCATCCTTTGAGAAGGCTGAGACCGTTTTGAAACAGATTGCAACTTTTTTTCAGCCGGAAGTATTCCCTCAGTTTGTTGATGCATTTTTTCCTGTCTTTATCCTTATGTGCATCGGATATATAATACATTTTCTTCCATCCCGTCTGGAAAATGTTCTGCAAACATTTCTTGAGAAAATTACACTTCCCGGGCAGGCGGTTGTACTGGCCATTGCGATTTGGATTTCAGCTCAGGCCCGCTTCGCTGATCTTCAGCCATTTATATATTTTCAGTTCTGA
- a CDS encoding C40 family peptidase: protein MYADSTKVLEIISSVKKNHAPDKRTAIFTVDADFTKSTPLLSGETNIPDALEELRSKLKDANIASDFAIEVLPQKNLGENTMAVVCISVANHRTDPKHSAEMATQSLMGTVVKVWKKRGEWYLVQTPDNYLGWVDDDGIQLMNQSQIRDWLASERVIVTVPYALLRSDASEKSPVISDLTAGNLLRKIGMKGDYYHLRTPDGREGYLSVSNSASFTDWVNGTELNGENILNSAAEFMGYPYLWGGTSTKGVDCSGFTKSVYFMNGLITPRDASQQVYSGILVDTKDGFSKLEPGDLLFFGFKETDTTRERITHVGIYIGNDEFIHSSGKVKINSLNKTKPNFSPFRFNTFIRAKRFFINPEANGLTFIKNSPAYFLKENLPQ from the coding sequence ATGTACGCAGATTCAACCAAAGTGCTGGAGATTATTTCCAGCGTTAAAAAGAACCACGCTCCTGACAAAAGGACTGCAATATTTACGGTAGATGCGGATTTCACTAAAAGCACTCCGCTTCTTTCGGGTGAAACAAACATTCCGGATGCACTCGAAGAACTCCGGTCTAAACTTAAAGATGCAAATATAGCTTCAGATTTTGCGATTGAAGTTCTGCCCCAAAAGAACCTGGGTGAAAATACCATGGCTGTTGTCTGTATATCAGTGGCTAATCACAGAACAGACCCGAAACATTCGGCAGAAATGGCCACACAATCATTAATGGGCACTGTTGTAAAAGTATGGAAAAAAAGAGGTGAGTGGTATCTGGTTCAGACTCCGGATAATTATCTCGGATGGGTTGATGATGATGGCATCCAATTGATGAATCAGAGTCAGATCAGAGACTGGCTTGCTTCTGAAAGAGTTATAGTTACGGTTCCTTATGCACTGCTGAGAAGTGATGCTTCTGAAAAGAGTCCGGTTATTTCAGATTTAACCGCAGGCAATTTGCTGAGAAAAATCGGAATGAAGGGAGATTACTATCATCTCCGGACTCCTGACGGAAGGGAAGGCTATCTTTCAGTCAGCAATTCTGCTTCATTCACTGATTGGGTAAACGGAACTGAACTGAATGGTGAAAATATTCTTAATTCGGCAGCGGAATTTATGGGTTATCCGTATCTCTGGGGCGGAACTTCAACCAAAGGAGTAGATTGCAGCGGATTCACTAAATCCGTTTATTTCATGAACGGACTGATTACGCCCCGCGACGCTTCACAGCAGGTTTATTCAGGCATACTGGTTGATACGAAAGATGGTTTCTCGAAACTTGAACCCGGGGATCTGCTCTTCTTTGGCTTTAAGGAAACGGATACCACAAGAGAAAGAATAACTCATGTTGGCATCTATATCGGGAACGATGAATTTATTCACTCAAGCGGAAAAGTTAAAATTAACAGTCTGAATAAAACAAAACCCAACTTCAGTCCTTTCAGATTCAATACGTTTATAAGGGCCAAAAGATTTTTTATCAATCCTGAAGCAAACGGACTTACTTTCATTAAAAATAGCCCGGCTTATTTTCTGAAGGAGAATCTGCCGCAATGA
- a CDS encoding dipeptide epimerase, producing MSSSRRDFIKIASMSAGALMLNPLSSIASAAQSSIFSGKKMKLRFRPYTLELKHVFTIATSSRTTTPVMLTEIEYEGITGFGEASMPPYLGESQESAAAFLSKVDLGQFSDPFDLENILTYVDGVAPGNPAAKASVDIALHDLIGKLLNAPLYKIWGFDKTKTPYTSFTIGIDKPDVVRQKTKEAAEFKILKIKLGRDTDKEMIETIRSVTDQPLCVDVNQGWKDRNFALEMIHYCQEQGVVFIEQPMPKENLDDNAWLTERSPLPTIGDEAVQRLPDVLKAHKIYSGINIKLMKSTGLREAHKMLTLARALDMKVMLGCMTETSCAISAAAQISPMVDWADLDGALLIGNDIYKGTQIIDGKVTLSDGPGIGISKI from the coding sequence ATGAGCTCATCACGCAGAGATTTTATAAAAATAGCATCTATGAGTGCAGGAGCACTGATGCTCAATCCGTTAAGTTCGATTGCTTCAGCAGCACAATCATCCATTTTTTCCGGAAAGAAAATGAAACTTCGATTCAGACCTTATACATTAGAGTTAAAACACGTTTTTACCATAGCAACAAGTTCAAGAACCACCACACCGGTGATGCTCACTGAAATTGAATATGAAGGTATAACAGGTTTTGGTGAGGCATCTATGCCGCCATATTTGGGTGAATCTCAGGAATCAGCCGCGGCATTTCTTTCTAAGGTTGATCTGGGACAATTTTCTGATCCCTTTGATCTTGAAAATATCTTAACGTATGTAGATGGAGTTGCACCTGGAAACCCTGCCGCCAAGGCATCGGTTGATATTGCTCTGCACGATCTCATAGGAAAGCTGCTTAATGCTCCTCTTTATAAAATATGGGGATTTGACAAAACAAAAACTCCGTATACCTCTTTCACCATTGGTATAGATAAACCGGATGTTGTCAGACAGAAAACTAAAGAAGCTGCTGAATTTAAGATTCTTAAAATTAAACTTGGCAGAGATACTGACAAGGAGATGATTGAGACGATACGCTCAGTTACTGATCAGCCGCTTTGCGTGGATGTAAATCAGGGATGGAAGGACAGGAACTTTGCACTGGAAATGATTCATTACTGCCAGGAACAGGGAGTTGTTTTTATAGAGCAGCCAATGCCTAAAGAAAATCTTGACGATAATGCGTGGCTTACGGAAAGAAGTCCTCTGCCTACCATTGGCGATGAAGCAGTACAACGGCTTCCTGATGTCCTTAAGGCCCATAAGATATATTCCGGAATTAATATTAAATTAATGAAAAGCACCGGGCTTCGTGAAGCTCACAAAATGCTTACTCTGGCAAGAGCTCTTGATATGAAAGTAATGCTTGGCTGCATGACAGAAACTTCATGCGCAATATCGGCCGCGGCACAAATTTCACCAATGGTTGATTGGGCGGATCTGGACGGTGCTCTTCTCATAGGTAATGATATTTATAAGGGGACTCAAATAATTGACGGCAAAGTCACCCTGAGTGACGGACCCGGTATCGGTATTTCAAAGATATAG
- a CDS encoding insulinase family protein, translated as MLKILLFFVMSAMMITANDGGKIFPYKYENYLLDNGLKAILIPMKGSGIIAYYSVVRTGSRDEWEPGKSGFAHFFEHMMFRGTEKFPADMYDSIVTSIGADANAYTSSDLTVYHMKFASDDLETVISIESDRFQFLRYTLEQFQTEAGAVYGEYRKNRTNPWSVVFEEMADLAYDKHTYKHTTMGFERDIKDMPNQYEYSLSFYNRYYRPSNVVLVLAGDFETDKAKALITKYYGNWKPGYVAPQIETEPEQKAFRKKEVQYEGKSLPLILLSYKSDAFSAKNKNLLSTIYFAELAFGSTSDLYKKLVLNEQKVQFIGASPAENRDPGMFDIYSMIKDEKDVDYVLAEIEKTIQQFKDQPVDETRLNNLKKRNKYSFIMGLDNPNSVASALPQLITVTGGIEVIDEMYSELEKLTPADIQNAVKHYFTKERSNLIILKGSK; from the coding sequence ATGTTAAAAATTTTATTGTTTTTTGTAATGTCTGCGATGATGATAACTGCAAATGATGGCGGAAAGATTTTTCCGTATAAATATGAAAACTATCTGCTTGATAACGGACTGAAAGCGATACTAATTCCCATGAAGGGAAGCGGCATAATTGCGTATTACTCCGTTGTGCGCACAGGAAGCAGGGATGAGTGGGAACCCGGTAAATCAGGATTTGCTCATTTTTTTGAACATATGATGTTCAGAGGAACAGAAAAATTTCCTGCTGATATGTATGATAGTATTGTCACCAGTATTGGAGCTGATGCAAATGCCTATACCAGTTCCGATCTGACAGTCTATCACATGAAATTTGCCTCTGATGATCTGGAAACGGTTATCAGCATTGAATCTGACCGCTTCCAGTTTCTGCGTTACACCCTTGAGCAGTTTCAGACTGAAGCAGGTGCCGTTTATGGCGAATACCGCAAAAACAGAACAAACCCCTGGTCAGTAGTTTTTGAGGAAATGGCTGATCTTGCTTATGATAAGCACACGTATAAACATACCACCATGGGTTTTGAACGGGATATAAAAGATATGCCCAATCAGTATGAATACAGTCTTTCATTCTACAACAGATACTACCGCCCGTCTAATGTAGTCCTGGTGCTTGCCGGTGACTTTGAAACCGATAAGGCAAAGGCTCTCATAACCAAATACTATGGAAACTGGAAACCCGGATATGTTGCTCCGCAGATTGAAACAGAACCGGAGCAGAAGGCCTTCAGGAAGAAGGAAGTTCAGTATGAAGGTAAATCACTCCCGTTGATCTTGTTAAGCTATAAGAGTGATGCGTTTTCCGCAAAGAATAAAAACCTTCTGTCCACAATTTATTTTGCGGAACTTGCTTTTGGTTCAACAAGTGATCTTTATAAAAAACTCGTGCTCAATGAACAGAAAGTTCAGTTTATCGGTGCTTCTCCGGCAGAAAACAGAGATCCGGGCATGTTTGATATCTATTCCATGATAAAAGATGAAAAAGATGTTGATTATGTATTGGCAGAGATAGAAAAAACGATACAACAGTTCAAGGATCAGCCGGTTGATGAAACCCGGCTCAATAACTTAAAGAAGAGGAATAAATACTCATTCATTATGGGACTTGATAACCCGAATTCTGTTGCATCTGCTCTTCCTCAGCTTATTACCGTAACAGGAGGTATTGAAGTAATTGATGAAATGTATTCAGAATTGGAAAAACTGACACCCGCAGATATACAAAATGCCGTGAAACATTATTTTACAAAGGAACGAAGCAATCTGATTATTCTGAAAGGAAGTAAATAA
- a CDS encoding insulinase family protein, which translates to MKTIYVSLLLIFSGILMFGAEQDNLVIQKSDNPVISIKVWFKTGWQDDPADKKGLSSITAQMLSEGGTKSLTYEKVLDFFFPLAADFSVSSSMEMTVVNARIHKDNLEEFYPVFIDHLLNPGFREEDLQRVKQNTLNYIKTTLRYSSDEELGKAVLYNEIFKNTPYENIGAGTVSSIESITIKDIQESFTRYFNRSNYVLGISGAADEKFIARIQSDLNKLSAGKVNSYPKITPDKINGLETVIVNKKAAATAISFGFPINLVRGSREWYALAIANSWLGEHRNSSSHLYQVIREKRGLNYGDYSYIENFPNGGRYQMPPANVSRRNQIFEIWIRPVPNETRHFSLRAAMRELQLLIDNGMSKEDFETTRKFLRNYVLHFAPSEDKQLAYALDDKFYGINGSHLQKFRQMMAEITLEEVNAAIKKHLQYNNMKIVFITENGEQLKDDLVKNTSSPIQYSSPKSADILEEDKLIIDYKLPFKSNSVKVVAVEELFK; encoded by the coding sequence ATGAAAACGATTTATGTTTCACTTTTACTTATCTTCAGCGGAATACTCATGTTTGGTGCAGAACAAGATAATTTGGTTATTCAAAAAAGTGATAACCCTGTCATTTCGATAAAAGTATGGTTTAAAACCGGCTGGCAGGATGATCCTGCAGATAAAAAAGGTTTATCATCAATAACTGCACAGATGCTATCAGAAGGGGGAACAAAATCTCTTACCTACGAAAAAGTACTGGATTTCTTTTTCCCTCTTGCTGCTGACTTCTCAGTCAGTTCTTCGATGGAAATGACGGTAGTTAATGCGAGGATTCATAAGGATAATCTGGAAGAGTTTTATCCTGTTTTCATTGACCATCTTCTTAATCCTGGTTTCAGAGAAGAAGATTTACAGCGTGTAAAACAGAATACATTAAACTATATAAAGACAACTCTTCGCTATTCAAGCGATGAAGAACTTGGTAAGGCAGTACTGTATAATGAGATTTTCAAAAATACTCCTTACGAAAATATAGGTGCAGGGACGGTATCCTCAATTGAAAGTATCACTATAAAAGATATACAGGAAAGCTTTACCCGGTATTTTAACCGTTCAAATTATGTTCTAGGCATCTCCGGCGCTGCAGACGAAAAATTTATTGCAAGAATACAGTCTGATTTAAATAAATTATCTGCGGGTAAAGTAAACAGTTATCCGAAGATAACTCCTGATAAGATTAACGGCCTGGAGACAGTAATTGTTAATAAAAAAGCTGCTGCAACAGCAATTTCATTTGGTTTCCCGATTAATCTAGTCCGCGGAAGCAGAGAATGGTACGCCCTGGCAATTGCTAATTCCTGGCTGGGCGAACACCGTAATTCAAGTTCACACCTCTACCAGGTAATACGGGAGAAAAGAGGGCTTAATTATGGTGATTATTCATATATCGAGAATTTCCCTAATGGCGGAAGATATCAGATGCCTCCCGCAAATGTATCAAGAAGAAATCAGATTTTTGAGATTTGGATAAGACCTGTTCCTAATGAAACCCGGCACTTTTCTTTGCGGGCAGCTATGAGAGAACTGCAACTGCTTATTGATAATGGAATGAGCAAGGAAGATTTTGAAACCACGCGCAAATTCCTTCGTAATTATGTTCTTCATTTTGCTCCGTCCGAAGATAAACAGCTTGCTTATGCCCTGGATGACAAATTCTATGGAATTAACGGTTCGCATCTTCAGAAATTCCGTCAAATGATGGCGGAAATAACTCTTGAAGAAGTTAATGCTGCAATTAAAAAGCATTTGCAGTACAATAATATGAAGATCGTATTCATCACTGAGAATGGTGAGCAGCTTAAAGATGATCTGGTAAAAAATACCTCATCACCCATTCAATACTCTTCTCCAAAATCAGCAGATATTCTTGAAGAAGATAAATTGATTATTGATTATAAACTGCCATTCAAAAGCAATTCTGTTAAAGTTGTTGCAGTTGAAGAATTGTTCAAGTGA